Part of the Acidobacteriota bacterium genome is shown below.
TCAATCTCCTCCTGGAAACCCGGCGTCGACACCAGCGGCCCCAATGCCTCGCCGGAATGCTGCCGAAGCCGCCGCAGACTGAAGCTAAAGCCTCCCGGGGCAGCCTGTCAATCGGCCTCGGGGGGGATGCGAGTTGTCAGGGCTTCGATGCGGCGTTGATTCGGGCTTCGGATAGACGGACCTGATTATCGACCTCGTCGAACTCTTCTGCAGAGACCGTCTTGAGCTTATCCTGCGCCTCCGCCAGGGTGGTCTCCGCCGCCGCGACGTCGATTTCGTCGATCGTCTCGGCGACCGACGCGAGGACCGTAACCGCGTCGGGCTGGATCT
Proteins encoded:
- the atpC gene encoding ATP synthase F1 subunit epsilon; protein product: LGVLPGHTPLLTSLGTGAVTWIDGDSTGRLVVQGGFAEIQPDAVTVLASVAETIDEIDVAAAETTLAEAQDKLKTVSAEEFDEVDNQVRLSEARINAASKP